Proteins from one Mycobacterium adipatum genomic window:
- a CDS encoding catalase: MVTNTQPKPTTTDAGIPVYSDEHSLTVGPDGPILLQDHYLIEQMANFNRERIPERQPHAKGGGAFGHFEVTADVSAYTKAAFLQPGAKTETLTRFSTVAGERGSPDTWRDPRGFATKFYTSDGNFDMVGNNTPVFFIRDPMKFQHFIRSQKRRAANNLRDHDMQWDFWTLSPESAHQVTWLMGDRGIPRTWRHMNGYSSHTYSWINAAGEIFWVKYHFKSDQGIEFLTQDEGDQMAGQDGDAHQRDLFDSIERGDFPSWTLKMQIMPFEDAKNYRFNPFDLTKVWPHSDYPLIDVGRLTLDRNVSDYHTEMEQAAFEPNNAVPGTGLSPDKMLLARDFSYSDAHRARLGVNYRQIPVNTPKTEVNSYSKDGAMRVTNVTDPVYAPNSYGGPKADPARTGEPLWHADGDMVRSAYSLHAEDDDWGQAGTLVREVLDDAARDRLVSNIAGHLSDGVSDAVLERAFEYWRNVDKDLGDRVAAAVT; the protein is encoded by the coding sequence ATGGTGACGAATACACAGCCCAAACCGACCACCACGGACGCCGGGATACCGGTCTACAGCGACGAGCATTCCCTGACCGTCGGTCCCGACGGCCCCATCCTGCTGCAGGATCACTATTTGATCGAGCAGATGGCGAACTTCAACCGCGAGCGGATCCCGGAGCGCCAGCCGCATGCCAAGGGCGGTGGCGCCTTCGGCCATTTCGAAGTGACCGCAGATGTCAGCGCCTACACCAAGGCCGCATTCCTGCAGCCCGGGGCGAAAACCGAGACGCTGACCAGGTTCTCCACCGTCGCCGGTGAGCGCGGCAGCCCGGACACCTGGCGCGACCCGCGCGGTTTCGCCACCAAGTTCTACACATCGGACGGCAATTTCGACATGGTCGGCAACAACACTCCGGTGTTCTTCATCCGCGACCCGATGAAGTTCCAGCATTTCATCCGGTCGCAGAAGCGCCGGGCCGCCAACAACCTGCGCGACCACGATATGCAGTGGGACTTCTGGACGCTGTCGCCGGAGTCGGCACACCAGGTCACCTGGCTGATGGGTGACCGCGGGATCCCGCGCACCTGGCGGCACATGAACGGTTACTCCAGCCACACCTACAGCTGGATCAACGCCGCCGGCGAGATCTTCTGGGTGAAATACCACTTCAAGTCCGATCAGGGCATCGAGTTCCTCACCCAGGACGAGGGCGATCAGATGGCCGGCCAGGACGGTGACGCCCACCAGCGCGACCTGTTCGACTCGATCGAGCGGGGCGATTTCCCCAGCTGGACGTTGAAGATGCAGATCATGCCGTTCGAGGACGCCAAGAACTACCGGTTCAACCCGTTCGACCTGACGAAGGTGTGGCCGCACAGCGACTACCCGCTGATCGATGTCGGCAGGCTGACCCTGGATCGCAACGTCAGCGACTACCACACCGAGATGGAGCAGGCGGCGTTCGAGCCGAACAATGCGGTCCCAGGTACCGGGCTGAGCCCGGACAAGATGCTGCTGGCGCGCGACTTCTCCTACTCCGACGCGCACCGCGCCCGGCTCGGGGTGAACTACCGCCAGATTCCGGTGAACACCCCGAAGACCGAGGTCAACAGCTACTCCAAGGACGGGGCGATGCGGGTCACCAACGTCACCGACCCGGTGTACGCGCCGAACTCCTACGGCGGGCCGAAGGCCGATCCGGCACGCACCGGCGAGCCGTTGTGGCATGCCGATGGCGACATGGTGCGCTCGGCGTACTCACTGCACGCCGAGGACGACGACTGGGGCCAGGCCGGCACGCTGGTGCGCGAGGTGCTCGACGACGCGGCGCGCGACCGGCTGGTCTCCAACATCGCCGGTCACCTCTCCGACGGGGTGTCCGATGCGGTGTTGGAGCGTGCCTTCGAATACTGGCGCAACGTGGACAAGGATCTCGGCGACAGGGTCGCCGCCGCGGTCACGTAG
- a CDS encoding DUF5319 domain-containing protein, which translates to MRDDLPPGLPPDPFADDPSDPSAALDAIEPGLPLDAQERSAVEADLADLSVYEALLAHRGIRGLVVCCDECQQDHYHDWDMLRANLLQLLVDGTVRPHEPAYDPEPDAYVTWDYCRGYADASLNEAASEPDGYR; encoded by the coding sequence GTGCGAGATGACCTCCCGCCTGGCCTGCCACCCGACCCGTTCGCCGATGACCCGTCCGATCCATCGGCGGCTCTCGACGCGATCGAGCCCGGGTTGCCGTTGGATGCGCAGGAACGTAGTGCCGTGGAAGCGGACCTGGCCGACCTGTCGGTGTACGAGGCGTTGTTGGCGCACAGAGGGATTCGTGGCCTCGTGGTGTGCTGTGATGAATGCCAGCAGGACCACTATCACGACTGGGACATGCTGCGGGCGAACCTGCTGCAGCTGCTCGTCGACGGTACGGTGCGCCCGCACGAGCCGGCCTACGATCCCGAGCCCGACGCCTACGTGACCTGGGATTACTGTCGCGGCTACGCCGATGCCTCACTCAACGAGGCGGCGTCGGAACCCGACGGATACCGCTGA
- a CDS encoding GTP cyclohydrolase II translates to MGTGTDRAGARHIRLTSHSGGATAAAIQWGAPTPAERGPVVGTTGTRAHRNVIGTHSGSYGVYRALAVAAGALSPQHRADLTNTAPTDVIGPHPQWQDPSAIVSLDPWGAAVADVFAAELEAGQDIRPTIAVTKAHVMLPEVALAVQQGRLRPDGKVLLDSGAAVVTKVAVEPVWYLPGVAARFGCTESALRRALFEETGGMYPELVTRGDLEVFLPPIGGQTVYIFGEPRDLADPSVELTARVHDECNGSDVFGSDICTCRPYLTHAIEECIAGTQRGGVGLVAYSRKEGRALGEVTKFLVYNARKRQVGGDTADQYFARTECVAGVQDMRFQELMPDVLHWLGVTRIHRLVSMSNMKYDAITGSGITVGERVNIPDDLIPADARVEIDAKMAAGYFTPGPVPDAEDLKNTVGRGLV, encoded by the coding sequence GTGGGAACTGGTACAGATCGCGCCGGCGCGCGCCATATCCGGCTGACCTCGCACAGCGGGGGCGCCACCGCCGCGGCGATCCAGTGGGGCGCGCCCACACCGGCCGAGCGCGGCCCGGTGGTGGGCACCACCGGCACCCGGGCCCATCGCAATGTCATCGGCACCCACAGCGGTTCCTACGGCGTCTACCGGGCGCTGGCGGTCGCCGCCGGAGCCCTCTCCCCGCAGCACCGCGCCGACCTGACCAACACCGCGCCGACCGATGTGATCGGCCCGCACCCGCAGTGGCAGGACCCGTCGGCCATTGTCAGCCTGGACCCGTGGGGCGCCGCGGTCGCCGACGTGTTCGCCGCCGAGCTGGAGGCCGGCCAGGACATTCGCCCGACGATCGCCGTCACCAAGGCGCACGTGATGCTGCCGGAGGTTGCCCTCGCCGTGCAGCAGGGCCGGTTGCGACCGGACGGCAAGGTGCTCCTGGACAGTGGAGCCGCGGTGGTGACCAAGGTGGCCGTCGAACCGGTCTGGTATCTGCCCGGCGTCGCCGCGCGCTTCGGCTGCACCGAATCAGCCTTGCGCCGTGCACTTTTCGAGGAGACCGGCGGGATGTACCCGGAGCTCGTCACTCGTGGTGATCTTGAGGTCTTCCTGCCACCGATCGGCGGTCAGACCGTCTACATCTTCGGTGAGCCAAGGGATCTGGCCGATCCGTCGGTGGAGCTGACCGCCCGCGTGCACGACGAGTGCAACGGCTCCGATGTGTTCGGCTCCGACATCTGCACGTGCCGGCCGTATCTGACGCACGCGATCGAGGAGTGCATCGCCGGCACCCAGCGCGGCGGGGTCGGTCTGGTGGCCTACTCGCGTAAGGAGGGTCGCGCACTCGGTGAGGTCACCAAGTTCCTGGTCTACAACGCGCGTAAGCGCCAAGTCGGTGGTGACACCGCCGATCAGTATTTCGCGCGCACCGAATGCGTGGCCGGCGTGCAGGACATGCGCTTTCAGGAACTGATGCCCGATGTGCTGCACTGGCTGGGCGTCACCCGCATCCACCGGCTGGTGTCGATGAGCAACATGAAGTACGACGCCATCACCGGGTCCGGTATCACCGTCGGGGAACGGGTGAACATCCCCGACGACCTCATCCCCGCCGATGCCCGCGTCGAGATCGACGCCAAGATGGCGGCCGGCTACTTCACCCCGGGGCCGGTTCCGGACGCCGAGGACCTGAAGAACACGGTGGGCCGGGGCCTGGTGTGA
- the guaB gene encoding IMP dehydrogenase yields the protein MSIAESSVPLAIPVPTGGDDPTKIAMLGLTFDDVLLLPAASDVVPANVDTSSQLTKRIRLRVPLVSSAMDTVTESRMAIAMARAGGMGVLHRNLSVTEQAGQVETVKRSEAGMVTDPVTCSPENTLAEVDAMCARFRISGLPVVDAAGALVGIITNRDMRFEVDQSRPVSEVMTKAPLITAQAGVSAEAALGLLRRHKIEKLPIVDGHGKLTGLITVKDFVKTEQFPLSTKDSDGRLLVGAAVGIGDDAWTRAMTLVEAGVDVLIVDTAHAHNRLVLDMVSRLKATVGERVDVVGGNVATRAAAAALVDAGADAVKVGVGPGSICTTRVVAGVGAPQITAILEAVAACSRKGVPVIADGGLQYSGDIAKALAAGASTAMLGSLLAGTAESPGELIFVNGKQFKSYRGMGSLGAMQGRGAAKSYSKDRYFQDDVLSEDKLVPEGIEGRVPFRGPLSTVIHQLTGGLRAAMGYTGSDTIEHLQQAQFVQITAAGLKESHPHDVAMTVEAPNYYAR from the coding sequence ATGTCGATCGCTGAAAGCAGCGTCCCGCTCGCCATCCCGGTCCCCACCGGCGGTGATGATCCGACCAAGATCGCGATGCTCGGGCTGACCTTCGACGATGTCCTGCTGCTGCCGGCCGCATCCGACGTGGTGCCCGCCAACGTCGACACGTCCAGCCAGCTCACCAAGCGGATCCGGCTGCGGGTCCCGCTGGTGAGTTCGGCGATGGACACCGTCACCGAGTCGCGGATGGCCATCGCGATGGCCCGGGCCGGCGGGATGGGCGTGTTGCACCGCAACCTGTCGGTCACCGAACAGGCCGGTCAGGTCGAGACCGTCAAGCGGTCCGAGGCCGGGATGGTCACCGACCCGGTGACCTGCTCGCCGGAGAACACCCTGGCCGAGGTCGACGCCATGTGCGCGCGGTTCCGGATCTCCGGGCTGCCGGTGGTCGACGCGGCGGGCGCGCTGGTCGGGATCATCACCAACCGCGACATGCGCTTCGAGGTGGACCAGTCCCGGCCGGTGTCGGAGGTAATGACCAAGGCCCCGCTGATCACCGCGCAGGCCGGTGTCTCGGCGGAGGCCGCGCTGGGTCTGCTGCGCAGGCACAAGATCGAGAAACTGCCCATCGTCGACGGCCACGGCAAGCTCACCGGCCTGATCACCGTCAAGGATTTCGTCAAGACCGAGCAGTTCCCGCTGTCCACCAAGGACAGCGACGGACGCCTGCTGGTGGGTGCCGCCGTCGGTATCGGTGACGACGCCTGGACCAGGGCCATGACCCTGGTGGAGGCCGGCGTCGACGTCCTCATCGTCGACACCGCGCATGCGCACAACCGGCTCGTGCTGGACATGGTGAGCCGGCTCAAGGCCACCGTCGGTGAGCGCGTCGACGTCGTCGGCGGCAATGTCGCCACCCGTGCGGCGGCCGCCGCACTGGTCGACGCCGGAGCCGACGCCGTCAAGGTCGGCGTGGGTCCGGGGTCCATCTGCACCACCCGCGTCGTCGCCGGTGTCGGCGCACCGCAGATCACCGCGATCCTGGAGGCCGTCGCCGCCTGCTCGCGCAAGGGTGTCCCGGTGATCGCCGACGGTGGCTTGCAGTACTCCGGCGATATCGCCAAGGCGCTGGCCGCCGGTGCCTCGACCGCCATGCTCGGCTCGCTGCTGGCCGGCACCGCCGAGTCGCCCGGCGAACTGATCTTCGTCAACGGCAAGCAGTTCAAGAGCTACCGCGGGATGGGGTCGCTGGGTGCCATGCAGGGTCGCGGCGCCGCCAAGAGCTACTCGAAGGACCGCTACTTCCAGGACGACGTGCTTTCCGAGGACAAGCTGGTGCCCGAGGGCATCGAGGGCCGGGTGCCGTTCCGCGGGCCGCTGTCGACGGTGATCCACCAGCTGACCGGTGGCCTGCGTGCCGCGATGGGCTACACCGGCTCGGACACCATCGAGCATCTGCAGCAGGCGCAATTCGTCCAGATCACCGCCGCGGGCCTGAAGGAAAGCCATCCGCACGACGTCGCCATGACGGTCGAAGCGCCCAACTACTACGCCCGCTGA
- a CDS encoding sigma-70 family RNA polymerase sigma factor — MTISGERLDAVVAHAVAGDREALRVVLETIRPIIVRYCRARIGSAERSGLSADDIAQEVCLAAITALPRYKDQGRPFLAFVYGIAAHKLADAHRASARNRAEPTDNVPERFSGEAGPEQLAIDADASARMEKLLAILPEKQREILILRVVVGMSAEETAEAVGSTPGAVRVAQHRALARLKSEITTGGEHA; from the coding sequence ATGACAATTTCGGGAGAACGTCTCGATGCTGTCGTCGCTCATGCCGTGGCGGGGGATCGTGAAGCTCTCCGGGTGGTCTTGGAGACCATCCGCCCGATCATCGTCCGGTACTGCCGGGCACGGATCGGGTCAGCTGAACGAAGTGGTCTGTCCGCAGACGACATTGCGCAGGAGGTGTGCTTGGCCGCCATCACGGCGTTGCCGCGCTACAAGGATCAGGGACGTCCGTTCCTGGCCTTCGTGTACGGCATAGCTGCGCACAAGCTTGCCGATGCCCACCGGGCTTCGGCGCGCAACCGTGCTGAGCCCACCGACAACGTGCCGGAGCGCTTCTCCGGCGAGGCCGGCCCAGAACAGCTGGCCATCGACGCCGACGCCTCGGCCCGGATGGAGAAGCTCCTGGCCATCCTTCCGGAAAAGCAGCGCGAGATCCTCATCCTGCGCGTCGTCGTCGGGATGAGTGCAGAGGAAACCGCGGAAGCGGTCGGAAGTACACCAGGCGCGGTGCGGGTCGCCCAGCACCGCGCGCTAGCCCGACTGAAGTCGGAGATCACAACGGGAGGTGAACATGCCTGA
- a CDS encoding WhiB family transcriptional regulator, giving the protein MPQPQQLPGPNADIWDWQMAGHCRGVDSSMFFHPDGERGRARAQREMRAKELCRTCPVITQCRSHALSVGEPYGIWGGLSESERELLLKRGMRRSA; this is encoded by the coding sequence ATGCCACAGCCGCAGCAACTGCCCGGACCCAACGCCGACATCTGGGATTGGCAAATGGCGGGTCATTGCCGGGGAGTCGATTCGTCGATGTTCTTCCATCCCGACGGGGAGCGTGGTCGCGCTCGGGCACAGCGCGAGATGCGGGCCAAGGAGTTGTGCCGCACCTGCCCGGTCATCACCCAGTGCCGCTCGCATGCCCTCTCGGTCGGCGAGCCCTACGGCATCTGGGGCGGCCTGTCCGAGTCCGAACGCGAACTGCTGCTCAAGCGCGGGATGCGCCGCAGCGCCTGA
- a CDS encoding FAD-dependent oxidoreductase → MQPDYDVLIIGSGFGGSVSALRLTEKGYRVGVLEAGRRFADADFAKTSWNLRKFLWAPQFGMYGIQRIHLLRNCMILAGAGVGGGSLNYANTLYVPPEPFFADPQWRDITDWREELMPHYDQAQRMLGVVTNPTFTDADRIMKEVAEDMGVGDTFVPTPVGVFFGENGEKTPGKTVPDPYFGGAGPARTGCIECGECMTGCRHGAKNTLLKNYLGLAESAGARVHALTSVRSFEQRPDGVWEVHTVRTGGKLRRRKKTFTANHLILAAGTYGTQKLLFRMRDTGRLPELSSRLGVLTRTNSESIVGAGRLTVGDDLNLTHGVAITSSIHPTSDTHVEPCRYGKGSNAMGLLQTLMTDGTGPEGTDVPRWKQLVATAKADRRGTLRLLNPRRWSERTMIALVMQHLDNSITTFTRKTWFGYRMLDSKQGHGLPNPSWIPAGNEVTRRIAEKIDGVAGGTWGELFNIPLTAHFLGGAAIGDSVQTGVIDPYQRVYRYPTLYVADGAAISANLGVNPSLSITAQAERAAALWPNKGEVDQRPAQGEPYRRLEPIAPIRPVVPAQAPAALRRLPIFPVNSQLSSSPQAG, encoded by the coding sequence ATGCAGCCTGACTACGACGTCTTGATCATCGGCTCGGGATTCGGCGGTAGCGTCAGCGCCCTGCGGCTCACCGAAAAGGGATACCGCGTGGGGGTTCTGGAAGCCGGCCGGCGGTTTGCCGACGCGGACTTCGCGAAGACCTCCTGGAACCTGCGCAAGTTCCTGTGGGCCCCGCAGTTCGGGATGTACGGCATCCAGCGCATCCACCTGCTGCGTAACTGCATGATCCTGGCCGGAGCCGGTGTCGGCGGTGGCTCGCTGAACTACGCCAACACCCTCTACGTGCCGCCGGAGCCCTTCTTCGCCGACCCGCAGTGGCGGGATATCACCGACTGGCGCGAAGAGCTCATGCCGCATTACGACCAGGCCCAGCGGATGCTCGGGGTCGTCACCAACCCCACGTTCACCGATGCCGACCGGATCATGAAGGAGGTCGCCGAGGACATGGGCGTGGGGGACACCTTCGTCCCGACCCCGGTGGGCGTCTTCTTCGGTGAGAACGGTGAGAAGACACCGGGCAAGACCGTGCCCGACCCGTACTTCGGCGGTGCCGGCCCCGCGCGCACCGGATGCATCGAGTGCGGCGAGTGCATGACGGGCTGCCGGCACGGCGCCAAGAACACGCTGCTGAAAAACTATCTGGGCCTGGCCGAGTCGGCCGGCGCGCGCGTACATGCGCTGACGTCGGTGCGGTCGTTCGAGCAGCGCCCCGACGGCGTGTGGGAGGTGCACACCGTGCGCACCGGAGGCAAACTGCGCCGCCGGAAGAAGACCTTCACCGCCAATCACCTGATCCTGGCCGCCGGCACGTACGGCACCCAGAAGCTGCTGTTCCGGATGCGGGACACCGGGCGACTGCCCGAGTTGTCGTCGCGGCTCGGCGTGCTCACCCGCACCAACTCCGAGTCCATCGTCGGGGCCGGACGGCTCACCGTCGGTGACGATCTCAACCTCACCCACGGCGTGGCCATCACCTCGTCGATCCACCCGACCAGTGACACGCACGTCGAACCGTGCCGGTACGGCAAGGGATCCAATGCGATGGGTCTGTTGCAGACCCTGATGACCGACGGCACCGGTCCGGAGGGCACCGATGTGCCGCGCTGGAAACAACTCGTCGCGACGGCCAAGGCCGACCGCCGGGGGACGCTGCGCCTGCTGAATCCGCGGCGGTGGAGCGAGCGGACCATGATCGCGCTGGTCATGCAGCATCTGGACAACTCGATCACGACGTTCACCCGCAAGACCTGGTTCGGTTACCGGATGCTGGACAGCAAGCAGGGTCACGGCCTGCCCAACCCGTCCTGGATCCCGGCGGGTAACGAGGTCACCCGCCGCATCGCCGAGAAGATCGACGGGGTGGCCGGCGGCACCTGGGGCGAGCTGTTCAACATCCCGCTCACCGCGCATTTTCTCGGCGGGGCCGCCATCGGGGACAGTGTCCAGACCGGCGTCATCGACCCCTACCAGCGGGTGTACCGCTACCCGACGCTGTATGTGGCCGACGGAGCGGCGATCTCGGCCAATCTCGGGGTGAACCCGTCGCTCTCGATCACCGCGCAGGCCGAACGGGCCGCGGCGCTGTGGCCGAACAAGGGCGAGGTGGATCAGCGTCCGGCGCAGGGCGAGCCCTATCGCCGGTTGGAGCCCATCGCCCCGATCCGGCCCGTGGTGCCGGCGCAGGCACCCGCCGCGCTGCGTCGGCTGCCGATCTTTCCGGTGAACTCGCAGCTGTCCAGCTCGCCGCAGGCCGGCTGA
- a CDS encoding GuaB3 family IMP dehydrogenase-related protein yields MVEIGMGRTARRTYELDDINIVPARRTRSSKDVSTAWQLDAYRFEIPVLAHPTDALVSVEFAIEMGRLGGLGVLNGEGLIGRHADVEAKIAAVVETAATADDESASIRMLQQLHAAPLDPELLGAAVARIRDAGVTTAVRVSPQNAAALTPALVAAGIDLLVIQGTLISAERVANDGEPLNLKTFISELDVPVVAGGVLDHRTALHLMRTGAAGVIVGYGSTSGVTTSDEVLGISVPMATAIADAAAARREYLDETGGRYVHVLADGDIQTSGDLAKAIACGADAVLLGPPLAVSAEAQGDGWFWPSAAAHPSLPRGALLQVALGARPPLEQVLNGPSDDPFGSLNLVGGLRRSMAKAGYCDLKEFQKVGLTVGS; encoded by the coding sequence ATGGTTGAAATCGGCATGGGCAGAACAGCTCGCCGCACCTATGAACTCGACGACATCAACATCGTCCCGGCCCGCCGGACCCGTTCCTCCAAGGACGTCTCGACGGCCTGGCAGCTGGACGCCTACCGGTTCGAGATCCCGGTGCTCGCGCATCCGACCGACGCACTGGTGTCGGTGGAGTTCGCCATCGAGATGGGCAGGCTCGGCGGTCTGGGTGTGCTCAACGGGGAAGGGCTGATCGGCCGCCACGCCGACGTCGAGGCCAAGATCGCCGCGGTCGTCGAGACCGCGGCCACCGCCGATGACGAGTCGGCCTCCATCCGGATGCTGCAGCAGCTGCACGCCGCACCGCTGGATCCCGAACTGCTGGGTGCCGCCGTCGCGCGCATCCGGGATGCCGGAGTCACCACCGCGGTGCGGGTGAGCCCGCAGAACGCCGCGGCACTGACCCCGGCGCTGGTGGCCGCCGGCATCGACCTGCTGGTCATCCAGGGCACCCTCATCTCCGCCGAGCGGGTCGCCAACGACGGCGAACCGCTCAACCTCAAGACCTTCATCTCCGAACTCGACGTGCCGGTGGTGGCCGGCGGCGTACTCGACCACCGCACCGCGCTGCACCTGATGCGCACCGGCGCGGCCGGCGTCATCGTCGGCTACGGCTCCACCTCCGGAGTGACGACCTCGGACGAGGTGCTCGGCATCAGCGTGCCGATGGCCACCGCGATCGCCGACGCCGCGGCCGCCCGGCGCGAATACCTCGACGAGACCGGCGGCCGATACGTCCACGTCCTCGCCGACGGCGACATCCAGACCTCGGGCGACCTGGCCAAGGCGATCGCCTGCGGTGCCGACGCCGTGCTGCTCGGCCCGCCGCTGGCGGTGTCCGCCGAGGCCCAGGGCGACGGCTGGTTCTGGCCGTCGGCGGCGGCGCACCCGTCGTTGCCGCGCGGTGCCCTGCTGCAGGTGGCGCTCGGAGCCCGGCCGCCGCTGGAGCAGGTGCTCAACGGCCCCTCCGATGACCCGTTCGGATCGCTGAACCTGGTGGGCGGTCTGCGCCGTTCGATGGCCAAGGCCGGCTACTGCGACCTGAAGGAATTCCAGAAGGTCGGCCTGACGGTCGGGTCCTGA
- a CDS encoding URC4/urg3 family protein produces the protein MSAAATLRSTAEIRARSQHLLTRARDGSSAWFTVHEDAMDAAAAAVADLTVTRFPDLVIPFHSRWRHFEAGGVHRTLALDGTDAAARARAMIDLTVISVLLDAGAGPRWRYREADTGLELTRSEGLGVASWHAFTAGTFSSDPECPLQADAAGLQTLDPERLAAHLQVVPDNPLVGFDGRVDLLRRLGTALAEQPTVYGTPGRPGGLFDLLIVDPAAPTVATHDILSALLSSLSRIWLADNHIDGEPLGDCWRHDAVPGVGATAGWMPFHKLSQWLTYSLLEPFGWAGVQVNGLDALTGLPEYRNGGLFLDTGVLRLREAGWAERAWTPADELVVEWRALTVALLDDLAVLVRERLGVSAQALPLACVLEGGSWAAGRALAQELRGGLPPLTVISDGTVF, from the coding sequence GTGAGCGCCGCAGCCACCCTGCGCAGCACCGCCGAGATCCGGGCCCGTTCGCAGCACCTGTTGACCAGGGCGCGGGACGGCTCGTCGGCATGGTTCACCGTGCACGAAGACGCCATGGATGCCGCGGCCGCCGCCGTCGCCGACCTCACCGTCACCCGGTTTCCCGATCTGGTGATCCCGTTCCACAGCCGGTGGCGCCATTTCGAGGCCGGCGGGGTGCACCGCACCCTGGCGCTCGACGGAACCGATGCCGCCGCACGCGCCCGCGCGATGATCGACCTGACCGTCATCAGCGTGCTGCTCGACGCGGGTGCCGGCCCGCGGTGGCGTTACCGCGAAGCCGACACCGGCCTGGAACTCACCCGGTCCGAGGGCCTCGGCGTGGCCAGCTGGCACGCATTCACCGCGGGCACGTTCTCCTCGGACCCCGAGTGCCCGCTGCAGGCCGACGCCGCCGGTCTGCAGACACTGGACCCCGAGCGGCTGGCCGCGCACCTGCAGGTGGTCCCGGACAACCCTCTGGTCGGCTTCGACGGGCGGGTCGACCTGTTGCGCCGCCTCGGCACCGCGCTCGCCGAGCAGCCCACGGTCTACGGCACCCCCGGACGGCCCGGGGGACTGTTCGATCTGCTGATCGTCGATCCCGCCGCACCGACGGTGGCGACCCACGACATCCTGAGTGCCCTGTTGTCGTCACTGTCGCGGATCTGGCTGGCCGACAATCACATCGATGGTGAGCCGCTGGGCGACTGCTGGCGACACGACGCGGTCCCCGGGGTGGGCGCCACCGCGGGCTGGATGCCGTTCCACAAGCTGTCGCAGTGGCTGACCTATTCCTTGCTGGAACCATTCGGCTGGGCCGGTGTGCAGGTGAATGGGCTCGACGCGCTGACCGGTCTGCCCGAGTACCGCAACGGCGGGTTGTTCCTGGACACCGGTGTGCTGCGGCTGCGTGAGGCCGGGTGGGCCGAGCGCGCATGGACACCCGCCGACGAGCTCGTGGTGGAGTGGCGCGCACTGACGGTCGCCCTGCTCGACGATCTCGCGGTGCTGGTCCGCGAGCGCCTCGGCGTCAGCGCCCAGGCGTTGCCGCTGGCCTGCGTCCTCGAGGGCGGCAGCTGGGCGGCCGGCCGGGCCCTGGCCCAGGAGTTGCGCGGCGGACTGCCGCCGCTCACCGTGATCAGCGACGGCACCGTGTTCTGA
- a CDS encoding anti-sigma-D factor RsdA: MPDFGRWTANGGDPSLNDINRADKFLDALAAEQPVFSTDRGDADLAFLLSGWRDEVRQVPMDHVVTPAEAGAALVDATAAPSRRNRFGLAVVGSAAAAVLCLGGFGTAVFAAGPGDGLYPIRSMFFGDERATRDDAVVLAAQTELAQVQQLVDQGQWDQAQDKLAALSATVQSVDRVEQKQELIQQWNALTYKVVEQDPAATLPPPGEPLPELPASPLTLLPMPVIEESVTVTTTPGPEVLSTTVTSETTTSETTTSETVTSETTSTTSTSETATSTSPATETTTSPTATSAPSTTPSTTATTTTAPTTTAPTTTAPTTTTTTTVVTQSTSVAPPPRASAPASTPAAPPSTPAAPPSTQQQAPVVQEAPAVTSAPAAEPVQEAPAPAVVTTTTVPVPADGE, from the coding sequence ATGCCTGATTTCGGTCGCTGGACCGCCAACGGCGGTGACCCCTCCCTCAACGACATCAACCGCGCCGACAAGTTCCTGGACGCACTGGCCGCCGAGCAGCCGGTATTCTCCACCGACCGCGGTGACGCCGACCTCGCGTTCCTGCTGTCGGGCTGGCGCGACGAGGTCCGCCAGGTCCCGATGGACCACGTCGTGACACCTGCCGAGGCCGGCGCGGCCCTCGTCGATGCCACCGCGGCACCGTCGCGGCGCAACCGGTTCGGGCTGGCGGTCGTCGGCTCCGCGGCCGCCGCCGTGCTCTGTCTCGGCGGCTTCGGCACCGCGGTTTTCGCGGCCGGGCCCGGCGACGGTCTGTACCCGATCCGCAGCATGTTCTTCGGTGACGAGCGGGCCACCCGTGACGACGCCGTCGTGTTGGCCGCCCAGACCGAGCTCGCCCAGGTGCAGCAACTGGTGGATCAGGGTCAGTGGGACCAGGCGCAGGACAAGCTCGCCGCGCTGTCGGCGACGGTGCAGAGTGTCGATCGGGTCGAGCAGAAGCAAGAGCTGATCCAGCAGTGGAATGCCTTGACCTACAAGGTTGTCGAGCAGGACCCCGCCGCCACCCTGCCCCCGCCGGGGGAGCCGTTGCCGGAGCTGCCCGCCTCACCGCTGACGCTGCTGCCCATGCCGGTGATCGAGGAATCCGTCACGGTCACCACGACCCCGGGCCCCGAAGTGCTCTCGACCACGGTGACTTCGGAGACGACGACCTCGGAGACGACGACCTCGGAGACGGTGACCTCGGAGACGACATCGACGACCAGCACGTCGGAGACCGCCACGTCGACCAGTCCGGCCACCGAGACGACAACCTCGCCGACCGCGACTTCGGCCCCGTCGACCACGCCGTCAACGACTGCGACGACCACCACAGCGCCGACGACCACCGCGCCGACGACCACCGCGCCGACGACGACCACGACCACCACCGTGGTGACGCAGTCGACGTCGGTGGCTCCGCCGCCGCGTGCCAGCGCGCCCGCGTCGACGCCGGCTGCGCCGCCCTCGACGCCGGCTGCGCCGCCCAGCACTCAGCAGCAGGCGCCGGTGGTACAGGAGGCGCCGGCGGTCACGTCAGCGCCGGCCGCCGAACCCGTGCAGGAAGCACCCGCGCCGGCGGTGGTCACGACCACCACGGTGCCAGTGCCCGCCGACGGCGAGTGA